The genomic segment CCAAGGTCACCTTGATCGAAAAGCACGCCATGGGCGGCGACTGCCTCAACACCGGCTGCGTGCCGTCGAAGGCACTGATCCGCTCGGCCAAGTACGCCAGTCACCTCACGCGGGCCGAGGAATTCGGCTTTACCGGGGTCAGCGGGCGGCCCGACTTTGCCAAGGTGATGGCGCGGGTGCACGACACGGTGAAGGCCATCGAGCCGCACGACTCGGTGGAGCGCTACACCGATCTGGGGGTGGAATGCATCAAGGGCGAAGCGCGTTTCATCGACCCGTGGACCGTCGAGGTCAACGGCCAGCGCCTCACCGCGCGCGGCATCGTCATCGCCACCGGCGCGCGGCCGTTCGTGCCGCCGGTTCCAGGGCTGGATGACGTGGGCTATCGCACCTCCGATACATTGTGGGAACTCACCGAACTGCCGAAACGGCTGGTCGTGCTCGGCGGCGGCCCCATCGGCTCGGAGCTGACTCAGGCGTTTGCACGGCTGGGCAGTCACGTGACTCAAGTTGAGATGCAGCCGCGGCTGATGGGCCGCGAAGACCCCGACGTATCGGCTTTGGTGCAGGCGCGCTTCGAAACCGAAGGGGTGGACGTTCGCATCAACACCAAAGCCGTGCGCGCCGAACTGAAGGACGGCGAAAAACGGCTCATCGTTGAACACGACGGCAGCGAATCGGCCATTGCCTTTGACGAGATCCTGGTGGCCGTGGGCCGCAGAGCGCGGCTGACCGGTTTCGGGCTGGAAGACATCGGCGTCAAAACCGGGCGCACCGTCGAGGTCAATGACTTTCTGCAGACCAACTTCCCGCACATCTTTGCTTGTGGTGATGTGGCGGGCCCCTACCAGTTCACCCACACCGCGAGCCACATGGCGTGGTACGCCGCCGTGAACAGCCTGTTTGCGCCGCTGCTGACGCTGCGCGGCGGGCCGTTCAAGGTCGACTACTCGGTGATTCCCTGGGCGACGTTCACCGAGCCGGAGGTGGCGCGTGTCGGCCTGAGTGAAACCGAGGCCCGCGAAAAAGGCATTCCCTTCGAGGTCGCCCGCTATGCACTCGAAGAATTGGACCGCGCGATCGCCGACGGCGAGGCGCACGGCTTCATCAAGGTGCTGACCGTGCCCGGCAAGGACAAAATTCTGGGCGTCACCCTGGTTGGGGAACATGCCGGCGATCTGATTGCCGAATACGTGCTCGCGATGAAGCAGGGCATCGGCCTGAACAAGCTGCTGGGCACCATTCACATTTACCCGACCTTGGCCGAGGCCAACAAATACGTCGCCGGACAGTGGAAGCAGGCGCACAAGCCCGAGAAACTGCTGGCCTGGGTGGCGCGCTATCACGCCTGGCGCCGCCGCTAGCGCACCCGAGGTTTTCCACATGCACCTTCAACGCTTTTGGACACTGTGCGGGCTTTTGGCAGCGCTGGTCAGTGCGCCCGCGCTGGCCTTTGATCACGACTACGGCGACTACGGCGCCCTGCTGACAGACCATGTCCAGCTCAGTGACGACCGGACGCGCGGCAGCGTGGACTATGCCGGCCTGCAGCAAGACCGTGCCCGGCTGGACGCGCTGCTTGAAGACTGGTCCGCCGTCAGCCAGAAGACCTTTGATGGCTGGTCGCGCGACCAGCAGATGGCCTTTCTCATCAACGCCTACAACGGCTTCACCCTGGCGCTGATTCTCACCGAATACCCCGACCTGAAGTCGATACGCGATCTGGGTTCGCTGTTCCGTTCGGCGTGGAAGATCGAGTTCTTCAGCTTGCTCGGCAAAAAACGGCACCTGGACTGGCTGGAGCACGACACCCTGCGCGCCCACTACCCCGACCCGCGCATCCACTTTGCCGTCAATTGCGCGTCGGTGGGTTGCCCGGCGCTGCAGCCCCGGCCGTTTACCGCCGCACAGTTGTCGACGCAGCTCGACACCGCCACACAGCGGTTTCTGCAGGATCGCGCGCGCAATCACTTCGACGCCGAGAGCGGCACCCTGCACGTCACACCCCTGCTGGACTGGTACGGTGACGACTTTACGGTGCAAGGTCGTGTCGACCGCAAAGCATGGCTGGCGCAGCATGCCGAGTGGCTGACTGACACCGACGCCGAGCGCGCAAGGCTGCGCCGTCAGGACTTCACCCTCGCCTTTACCGACTACGACTGGAGCCTCAACGATGCCCACCGCTAACCCGTTTGCCGCTGCGCTACTGGTTGCTGCCAGCACCCTGCTGGGCGCGCACGCGACCGCTGCGGCGCCCGACGCCCGCCTGACCGAAGTGCTGGCCTCGTCGCACCGCACGCCCGAATTTGCCGCCCGCGATGGCTTTCGCCGCCCCGCCGAAACGCTGGACTTCTTTGGCTTGAAGCCCGGCATGACCGTGGTTGAGGTGTCCCCAGGCGCCGGCGGCTGGTACACCGAAATTCTTGCGCCTTATCTGCGCGGCAGCGGCAAGCTCTACGCCGCACATTTCAACCCGGAATCGACGGTCGAGTACTTCCGCAAATCCCACACCCAGTTCATGGACAAGATCAAGGCCGCACCGCAGATCTATGACGAAATATCGGTCACGGCGTTCGAGCTTCCCAATCTCACCGAGATCGCCCCTGTGGCCTCGGCTGATCTGGTCGTGACGTTCCGCAACGTGCACAGCTGGTACGGGCGCAATGGCGGTGATGAAGGCGTGCGGGCGGCATTTCGCACCTTTCACAAGGTCCTCAAACCCGGCGGCACGCTGGGCGTGGTCGAGCATCGTCTGCCTGCGGGGCGTCCGGTCAGCGCGCAGGACGAAAGCGGCTACATGTTGCAGGCCGAGGTCATTCGTCTGGCTGAAGAGGCTGGCTTTACGCTCAGCGGCATCTCCAACATCAACGCCAACCCACGCGACACCGCCGACCATCCCGAAGGCGTCTGGACGCTGCCCCCGTCG from the Polycyclovorans algicola TG408 genome contains:
- a CDS encoding FAD-dependent oxidoreductase, whose protein sequence is MLKRLLLLAVLVALIGAFFAFDLGRYFSLASLQDQRGDLIALRDAQPWLMTLAYFVIYVLATALSLPGAAILTLAGGAIFGFGWGLLIVSFASTVGATGAFLVARYVARGAIDARYGARLKAINAGIEKEGAFYLFTLRLVPIFPFFLINLLLGLTQMRATTFFWVSQLGMLPGTMVYVNAGTQLAQLESLGGILSPGLIGAFVLLGVFPLIAKKIIAIIKARKVYAGWARPKSFDRNLIVIGAGAAGLVSSYIAAAVKAKVTLIEKHAMGGDCLNTGCVPSKALIRSAKYASHLTRAEEFGFTGVSGRPDFAKVMARVHDTVKAIEPHDSVERYTDLGVECIKGEARFIDPWTVEVNGQRLTARGIVIATGARPFVPPVPGLDDVGYRTSDTLWELTELPKRLVVLGGGPIGSELTQAFARLGSHVTQVEMQPRLMGREDPDVSALVQARFETEGVDVRINTKAVRAELKDGEKRLIVEHDGSESAIAFDEILVAVGRRARLTGFGLEDIGVKTGRTVEVNDFLQTNFPHIFACGDVAGPYQFTHTASHMAWYAAVNSLFAPLLTLRGGPFKVDYSVIPWATFTEPEVARVGLSETEAREKGIPFEVARYALEELDRAIADGEAHGFIKVLTVPGKDKILGVTLVGEHAGDLIAEYVLAMKQGIGLNKLLGTIHIYPTLAEANKYVAGQWKQAHKPEKLLAWVARYHAWRRR
- a CDS encoding DUF547 domain-containing protein, whose protein sequence is MHLQRFWTLCGLLAALVSAPALAFDHDYGDYGALLTDHVQLSDDRTRGSVDYAGLQQDRARLDALLEDWSAVSQKTFDGWSRDQQMAFLINAYNGFTLALILTEYPDLKSIRDLGSLFRSAWKIEFFSLLGKKRHLDWLEHDTLRAHYPDPRIHFAVNCASVGCPALQPRPFTAAQLSTQLDTATQRFLQDRARNHFDAESGTLHVTPLLDWYGDDFTVQGRVDRKAWLAQHAEWLTDTDAERARLRRQDFTLAFTDYDWSLNDAHR
- a CDS encoding class I SAM-dependent methyltransferase — translated: MPTANPFAAALLVAASTLLGAHATAAAPDARLTEVLASSHRTPEFAARDGFRRPAETLDFFGLKPGMTVVEVSPGAGGWYTEILAPYLRGSGKLYAAHFNPESTVEYFRKSHTQFMDKIKAAPQIYDEISVTAFELPNLTEIAPVASADLVVTFRNVHSWYGRNGGDEGVRAAFRTFHKVLKPGGTLGVVEHRLPAGRPVSAQDESGYMLQAEVIRLAEEAGFTLSGISNINANPRDTADHPEGVWTLPPSLRLGDKDRARYEAIGESDRMTLRFTKAP